In the genome of Prosthecobacter algae, one region contains:
- a CDS encoding DUF1501 domain-containing protein — translation MPCHNYDIPTSRRAFLRRAGCGFGSVALAAMMREPVLGAPSAANPVLKQLPQRIGQAKNVIFCFMEGGPSHLDTFDHKPLLQKLNGQKLPPSFKEPVLAMGESGAPLLESKRTWKKYGQSGLLISDWFENVAEHADDLAVINSCVSDGINHAGGVCQMNTGSIFGGRPSLGAWVNYGLGSENGNLPAFVVIKDSEGTVVNGVRNWGSGFMPAVYQGVEFSSDGVPIKYLDNPKGYSSAQQREKLDLLAKFNQEYNRTRTDNTELDARIRSYELAYKMQAEAPEAVDLSKESASIKALYGMDKPETAVYGRNCLLARRLVENGVRFVQLYSGAGSKWDSHSKLEENHSRLCRSVDRPIAGLLTDLKQRGLLDETLVIWGGEFGRTPMSEQGGGRDHNPGGFTMWMAGGGVKGGQTIGATDELGLYAIQDKMHVHDLHSTILHLLGVDHTQLIYPHKGRPERIDQNEGHANNKLITG, via the coding sequence ATGCCCTGCCATAACTACGACATCCCCACTTCCCGCCGTGCCTTTCTCCGCCGGGCGGGCTGTGGTTTCGGTTCGGTGGCGCTCGCCGCCATGATGCGCGAGCCTGTGCTCGGTGCGCCGAGTGCGGCCAATCCCGTGCTGAAGCAATTGCCCCAGCGCATCGGCCAGGCAAAGAACGTGATCTTCTGCTTCATGGAAGGTGGCCCCAGCCATCTGGATACTTTCGATCACAAACCCCTGCTTCAAAAACTCAACGGTCAAAAGCTGCCGCCCAGCTTCAAGGAACCCGTGCTCGCCATGGGTGAAAGCGGCGCTCCATTGCTGGAGTCCAAACGCACCTGGAAAAAATACGGCCAGAGCGGCCTGCTGATCTCCGACTGGTTTGAAAATGTGGCCGAACATGCTGATGACCTCGCCGTCATCAATTCCTGCGTGTCCGATGGCATCAATCACGCCGGCGGCGTCTGCCAGATGAATACCGGCAGCATCTTCGGTGGGCGCCCTTCGCTTGGGGCTTGGGTAAATTACGGGCTCGGCAGCGAGAACGGCAACCTGCCCGCCTTTGTCGTCATCAAAGACAGCGAAGGCACCGTGGTGAATGGCGTGCGCAACTGGGGCAGCGGCTTCATGCCTGCCGTTTATCAGGGCGTGGAGTTCAGCTCTGACGGCGTTCCGATCAAGTATTTGGACAACCCCAAAGGCTACAGTTCCGCCCAGCAGCGCGAGAAGCTGGACCTGCTGGCCAAGTTTAACCAAGAGTATAACCGCACCCGCACGGACAACACGGAACTGGATGCCCGCATCCGATCCTATGAGCTCGCCTACAAAATGCAGGCCGAAGCTCCCGAAGCCGTGGATCTCAGCAAAGAAAGCGCTTCCATCAAAGCCCTCTACGGTATGGACAAGCCAGAGACCGCCGTTTATGGGCGCAACTGTTTGTTAGCCCGTCGCCTCGTCGAAAACGGCGTGCGTTTTGTGCAGCTCTACTCTGGTGCCGGTAGCAAGTGGGATTCCCACAGCAAGCTGGAAGAGAACCACAGCCGTCTTTGCCGCTCCGTGGACCGCCCTATCGCGGGCCTGCTCACGGACCTCAAGCAGCGCGGACTGCTGGATGAAACTCTCGTCATCTGGGGCGGTGAATTCGGTCGCACTCCGATGAGCGAGCAGGGCGGTGGCCGCGACCACAACCCCGGCGGCTTCACCATGTGGATGGCAGGCGGTGGTGTCAAAGGCGGCCAGACCATCGGCGCTACGGATGAGTTAGGCCTCTACGCCATCCAGGACAAGATGCACGTGCATGATCTGCACTCCACCATCCTGCACCTGCTGGGCGTGGATCACACCCAGCTCATCTACCCTCACAAAGGCCGTCCTGAGCGCATCGACCAGAACGAAGGCCACGCCAATAACAAACTCATCACAGGTTAA